From one Micromonospora siamensis genomic stretch:
- a CDS encoding ATP-binding cassette domain-containing protein, translated as MSATPLLELRGIDKSFGPVQVLRDVAFAAHPGEVTALVGDNGAGKSTLVKCISGIYPADSGEFLFDGRPVTINSPRDASALGIEVVYQDLALCDNLDIVQNMFLGREKRSGIVLDEPTMEQMAAETLAGLSVRTVKSLRQHVSSLSGGQRQTVAIAKAVLWNSKLVILDEPTAALGVAQTAQVLELVRRLADNGLAVVLISHNMNDVFAVSDRIAALYLGQMVAQVRTTDITHSQVVELITAGRSGNLGLAAEPALSTTGSGAESADTNPGAVR; from the coding sequence GTGTCCGCAACCCCCCTGCTGGAGCTGCGCGGGATCGACAAGAGCTTCGGTCCCGTCCAGGTCCTGCGTGACGTCGCCTTCGCCGCGCACCCCGGCGAGGTGACCGCGCTCGTCGGCGACAACGGCGCCGGCAAGTCGACCCTCGTCAAGTGCATCAGCGGCATCTACCCGGCCGACTCCGGCGAGTTCCTCTTCGACGGCCGACCGGTCACCATCAACAGCCCGCGCGACGCCTCCGCGCTGGGCATCGAGGTCGTCTACCAGGACCTCGCGCTCTGCGACAACCTCGACATCGTGCAGAACATGTTCCTCGGCCGGGAGAAGCGCAGCGGCATCGTGCTCGACGAGCCGACCATGGAGCAGATGGCCGCCGAGACCCTCGCCGGGCTCAGCGTCCGCACCGTGAAGTCGCTGCGCCAACACGTCTCCAGCCTCTCCGGCGGCCAGCGGCAGACCGTGGCCATCGCCAAGGCGGTGCTCTGGAATAGCAAGCTGGTCATCCTGGACGAGCCGACCGCCGCCCTCGGCGTCGCGCAGACCGCCCAGGTGCTCGAACTGGTCCGCCGGCTGGCCGACAACGGCCTCGCCGTGGTGCTGATCTCGCACAACATGAACGACGTCTTCGCCGTCTCCGACCGGATCGCCGCGCTCTACCTCGGCCAGATGGTCGCCCAGGTGAGGACCACCGACATCACCCACTCGCAGGTGGTGGAGCTGATCACCGCCGGGCGTTCCGGCAACCTCGGCCTGGCCGCCGAGCCCGCACTGAGCACCACCGGCAGCGGCGCCGAGTCCGCCGACACCAACCCGGGAGCCGTCCGATGA
- a CDS encoding sugar ABC transporter permease: MTTTVVKKEGTAAVAPAPSVGSHVRNYVSRVRGGDIGALPAVLGLIVLCTVFSIMRPSFLSAGNFANLFTQGAATTLIAMGLVFVLLLGEIDLSAGFASGVCAAILANVVTVLGYPWYVAVLAAIVTGVVIGTVLGLLVAKVGIPSFVVTLAGFLAFQGIVLMLMKSGTNISVRDDTLVAIANRNLSPALGWLLAALAVGGYAAVQLLRHRNRVKRGLVTDPVAVVAARIGVLAVLLGLAVALLNQERSRNVLVTSLKGVPIVVPIIAVLLVVWTFVLQRTSYGRHIYAVGGNKEAARRAGINVDKIRISVFVICSAMAAVGGIVAASRANSVDPNTGGSNVLLYAVGAAVIGGTSLFGGKGRVLDAVLGGAVVAVIDNGMGLMGYSSGVKYVVTGLVLLLAASVDALSRRRSAAAGAR; the protein is encoded by the coding sequence ATGACCACCACCGTCGTCAAGAAGGAAGGCACGGCCGCCGTCGCGCCGGCGCCGAGCGTCGGCAGCCACGTCCGCAACTACGTCAGCCGGGTACGCGGCGGCGACATCGGCGCGCTGCCCGCCGTGCTGGGGCTGATCGTGCTCTGCACGGTCTTCTCGATCATGCGGCCGTCGTTCCTGAGCGCCGGCAACTTCGCCAACCTCTTCACCCAGGGCGCCGCGACCACGCTGATCGCGATGGGCCTGGTCTTCGTGCTGCTGCTCGGCGAGATCGACCTCTCCGCCGGCTTCGCCAGCGGCGTCTGCGCGGCCATCCTGGCCAACGTCGTCACCGTGCTCGGCTACCCCTGGTACGTGGCGGTGCTCGCCGCCATCGTCACCGGCGTGGTGATCGGCACCGTGCTCGGCCTGCTGGTCGCCAAGGTCGGCATCCCGTCCTTCGTGGTCACCCTCGCCGGCTTCCTCGCCTTCCAGGGCATCGTGCTGATGCTCATGAAGTCGGGCACCAACATCTCGGTGCGGGACGACACGCTGGTCGCGATCGCCAACCGCAACCTCTCCCCCGCCCTGGGCTGGCTGCTCGCCGCCCTCGCGGTCGGTGGCTACGCCGCCGTGCAGCTGCTGCGGCACCGCAACCGCGTCAAGCGGGGCCTGGTCACCGACCCGGTCGCCGTGGTCGCCGCCCGGATCGGCGTCCTCGCCGTCCTGCTCGGCCTGGCCGTCGCCCTGCTCAACCAGGAGCGCAGCCGCAACGTGCTGGTCACCTCGCTCAAGGGCGTGCCGATCGTGGTACCGATCATCGCGGTGCTCCTGGTCGTCTGGACCTTCGTGCTCCAGCGCACCAGCTACGGCCGGCACATCTACGCGGTCGGCGGCAACAAGGAAGCCGCCCGCCGGGCCGGCATCAACGTCGACAAGATCCGCATCTCGGTCTTCGTGATCTGCTCCGCGATGGCCGCCGTCGGCGGCATCGTGGCCGCCAGCCGGGCCAACTCGGTGGACCCGAACACCGGTGGCAGTAACGTGCTCCTCTACGCCGTCGGCGCGGCCGTGATCGGTGGCACCAGCCTCTTCGGTGGCAAGGGCCGGGTCCTGGACGCGGTGCTCGGCGGCGCCGTGGTCGCGGTCATCGACAACGGCATGGGCCTGATGGGTTACAGCTCGGGAGTGAAGTACGTGGTCACCGGACTGGTTCTGCTCCTCGCCGCCAGCGTGGACGCGCTGTCGCGACGGCGTTCCGCCGCGGCCGGCGCCCGCTGA
- a CDS encoding ROK family protein, translating into MRAGPSQDEIRRQNLGALLRYVHVHGATTRAELTTALGLNRSTIGALTADLAGAGLVSEGTPKETGRAGRPSLVVRPESGRVYAYAYSVEVDRLRAARVGLGGAVLDRRELDRPRNLLAGEAAPLLAGAVKEMHHAVPADAVCVGAGVAVCGMVRREDGLVRLSPTTGWVDEPIGAALAAELGIDVPITVGNVADVAAFAEHARGAAAGCDNVIYLYGDVGVGAGIIAGGRRLTGHGGYGGEVGHMVVVRDGARCECGSRGCWETEIGEHGLLRTAGRDDARGRDALLGVFDAADRGDARAQKAVRQAGDWLGFGVANLVNIFNPEMVIFGGTMRDLYLAAAAQVRSRLNSMALPACLEHVRLRTPKLGDDAALVGAAELAFERLLADPLDAG; encoded by the coding sequence ATGCGCGCGGGACCGAGCCAGGACGAGATCCGGCGGCAGAACCTGGGCGCGTTGCTGCGGTACGTGCACGTCCACGGGGCCACCACCCGCGCGGAGCTCACCACCGCGCTGGGGCTCAACCGAAGCACCATCGGCGCGCTGACCGCCGACCTGGCCGGCGCCGGGCTGGTCAGCGAGGGGACGCCGAAGGAGACCGGCCGGGCCGGACGACCGTCACTGGTCGTCCGGCCCGAGTCCGGGCGGGTCTACGCGTACGCGTACTCGGTGGAGGTGGACCGGCTGCGCGCCGCGCGGGTCGGTCTCGGCGGCGCGGTGCTCGACCGCCGCGAACTGGACCGGCCGCGCAACCTGCTGGCCGGGGAGGCCGCCCCGCTGCTGGCCGGCGCGGTCAAGGAGATGCACCACGCGGTGCCCGCGGACGCGGTCTGCGTCGGCGCCGGCGTGGCGGTCTGCGGCATGGTCCGGCGCGAGGACGGGCTGGTCCGCCTCAGTCCCACCACCGGCTGGGTGGACGAGCCGATCGGTGCCGCCCTCGCCGCCGAGCTGGGCATCGACGTACCCATCACGGTCGGGAACGTGGCCGACGTGGCGGCCTTCGCCGAACACGCCCGTGGCGCCGCGGCCGGCTGCGACAACGTCATCTACCTGTACGGCGACGTCGGCGTCGGCGCCGGCATCATCGCCGGCGGCCGGCGGCTCACCGGCCACGGCGGGTACGGCGGCGAGGTCGGTCACATGGTGGTGGTCCGCGACGGCGCCCGCTGCGAGTGCGGCTCCCGAGGCTGCTGGGAGACCGAGATCGGCGAACACGGCCTGCTGCGCACCGCCGGCCGGGACGACGCCCGGGGGCGGGACGCGCTGCTCGGCGTCTTCGACGCCGCCGACCGGGGCGACGCCCGCGCCCAGAAGGCCGTCCGGCAGGCCGGCGACTGGCTCGGCTTCGGCGTGGCCAACCTGGTCAACATCTTCAACCCGGAGATGGTCATCTTCGGCGGCACCATGCGCGACCTCTACCTGGCCGCCGCGGCCCAGGTGCGCAGCCGGCTCAACTCGATGGCGCTGCCCGCCTGCCTGGAGCACGTCCGGCTGCGGACGCCGAAACTGGGCGACGACGCGGCCCTGGTCGGCGCCGCCGAACTGGCCTTCGAACGGCTCCTGGCCGACCCGCTCGACGCCGGCTGA
- a CDS encoding MFS transporter — translation MSRRRGPLTGLLAAELISLTGTRMSMVALPWFTLATTGSAARAGVVAFAEMLPYVLACGLGGPLLDRLGHRRVSVVADLASAPVLLAVPVLHHAGRLDFGLLVTLIALVGLLRGFGETAKRVLFPDAVTASGMALTRATALHDGLGRLATLLGAPLAGVLILALEAPAVLALDAVSFLLASLVVAALVPAPADPVRTVAPAPAPARPGRWASYLRELGEGLRFLFRDPLVGSVTVLLLVTNLADAAYSSVLAPVWAREVAGSPAALGALSASFAVGAVLGNVVFTALAPRVPRFATFAVGFLVGGAPRFLALALVDRLWAVYLISFVAGLGLAAINPILGAITYERIPEALRARVLGLGHAISWGGIPLGGLLAGYCADLATPAVAALVFGGAYLAVTVWPLLSPTWRRLDHPASGAPSPVAAPRPTDDEAPAPGDVARTG, via the coding sequence GTGAGCCGGCGACGCGGCCCGCTGACCGGCCTGCTCGCCGCCGAGCTGATCTCGCTGACCGGGACCCGGATGAGCATGGTGGCGCTGCCCTGGTTCACCCTGGCCACCACCGGCAGCGCCGCCCGCGCCGGCGTCGTCGCGTTCGCCGAGATGCTGCCGTACGTGCTGGCCTGCGGGCTCGGCGGTCCACTGCTGGACCGGCTCGGTCACCGGCGGGTCAGCGTGGTGGCCGACCTGGCCAGTGCACCCGTGCTGCTGGCCGTGCCCGTGCTGCACCACGCGGGGCGACTCGACTTCGGCCTGCTGGTCACCCTGATCGCCCTGGTGGGACTGCTGCGCGGCTTCGGCGAGACGGCGAAACGGGTGCTCTTTCCGGACGCGGTGACCGCCTCCGGGATGGCGCTGACCCGGGCCACCGCCCTGCACGACGGGCTGGGCCGGCTGGCCACCCTGCTCGGCGCGCCGCTGGCCGGCGTACTCATCCTGGCGCTGGAGGCCCCGGCGGTGCTGGCGCTGGACGCGGTGAGCTTCCTGCTCGCCAGCCTGGTCGTGGCCGCCCTGGTCCCGGCCCCGGCGGACCCGGTCCGGACGGTGGCGCCCGCTCCGGCGCCGGCGCGGCCGGGCCGATGGGCGAGCTACCTGCGGGAACTCGGCGAGGGGTTGCGCTTCCTGTTCCGGGATCCGCTGGTCGGCTCGGTGACCGTGCTGCTCCTGGTGACCAACCTGGCCGACGCCGCGTACTCCTCGGTGCTGGCCCCGGTCTGGGCGCGCGAGGTGGCCGGCTCACCGGCCGCGCTCGGCGCGCTCTCCGCCTCGTTCGCGGTCGGCGCGGTGCTCGGCAACGTCGTCTTCACCGCGCTCGCCCCCCGGGTGCCGCGCTTCGCCACCTTCGCGGTCGGCTTCCTGGTCGGCGGTGCGCCCCGGTTCCTGGCGCTGGCCCTGGTCGACCGGCTCTGGGCGGTCTACCTGATCTCCTTCGTGGCCGGGCTGGGCCTCGCCGCGATCAACCCGATCCTCGGCGCGATCACCTACGAGCGGATTCCCGAGGCGCTGCGCGCCCGGGTCCTCGGGCTCGGGCACGCGATCTCCTGGGGCGGCATCCCGCTCGGCGGGCTGCTCGCCGGCTACTGCGCCGACCTGGCCACCCCGGCGGTGGCGGCACTGGTCTTCGGCGGCGCGTACCTCGCGGTGACCGTCTGGCCGCTGCTCAGCCCGACCTGGCGCCGACTGGACCACCCGGCGTCCGGCGCGCCGTCGCCGGTGGCGGCGCCCCGGCCGACCGACGACGAGGCGCCCGCTCCTGGTGACGTCGCCCGGACGGGCTGA
- a CDS encoding ArsR/SmtB family transcription factor, protein MTPREIRPDATSLRGLAHPLRVRILNVLREQGPATATGLAERLGQSTGATSYHLRQLAQYGFVVDDPQRSAGRERWWRAAHRNTVLDGDLGDQAPADTEAYLRAVAAAYAERVDRWLGEWAALPREWAATSTLSNWRLRLTRDEAAELHERLFALLDDYRRDDPEVPAPPGTESVVLQAQLLPFLRQPDAPDTAPDAPDSRPEGER, encoded by the coding sequence ATGACACCCAGGGAGATCCGACCCGACGCCACCTCTCTGCGCGGGCTGGCCCACCCGCTGCGGGTCCGCATCCTCAACGTGCTCCGCGAGCAGGGCCCCGCCACCGCCACCGGGCTCGCCGAGCGGCTCGGTCAGTCCACCGGCGCCACCAGCTACCACCTGCGCCAACTCGCCCAGTACGGCTTCGTCGTCGACGACCCGCAGCGGTCGGCCGGCCGGGAACGCTGGTGGCGGGCCGCCCACCGCAACACCGTGCTCGACGGCGACCTCGGCGACCAGGCACCCGCCGACACCGAGGCCTACCTGCGCGCCGTCGCCGCCGCGTACGCCGAACGGGTCGACCGCTGGCTCGGCGAGTGGGCGGCGCTGCCGCGCGAGTGGGCGGCCACCAGCACGCTGAGCAACTGGCGACTGCGGCTCACCCGGGACGAGGCCGCCGAGCTGCACGAACGGCTCTTCGCGCTGCTCGACGACTACCGACGGGACGACCCCGAGGTCCCCGCCCCGCCCGGCACCGAGTCCGTGGTGCTCCAGGCGCAGCTCCTGCCCTTCCTGCGCCAGCCCGACGCGCCGGACACCGCGCCCGACGCGCCGGACAGCCGGCCCGAGGGGGAGCGGTGA
- a CDS encoding DUF4142 domain-containing protein, which translates to MAPLESVRRRSGPQARRVAVLLVAVLAGLAPLPGTASAAPAPGNQLNAADMTLLNGVRLAGLWEMPAGQMAAQKGQSKRVREVGAEISRQHGVLDQLVVEAANRLGTTLPTDPTAEQKGWLSEMQEARGTQFDQIFVTRLRVAHGKIFPVIGAVRASTRDPIVRKLADEANTFVSDHMQMLESTGLVRWQQLPPAAMPPAQSDSLLAAARAGAPIGPSTGVSTTVVWLVFLAALGTAGLATYRVLRRS; encoded by the coding sequence ATGGCACCGCTGGAATCCGTACGTCGCCGGTCCGGGCCCCAGGCCCGCCGGGTGGCCGTCCTGCTCGTCGCGGTGCTGGCCGGCCTGGCGCCGCTGCCCGGCACCGCCTCGGCCGCCCCGGCACCCGGCAACCAGCTCAACGCCGCCGACATGACGCTGCTCAACGGCGTACGGCTGGCCGGGCTCTGGGAGATGCCGGCCGGCCAGATGGCGGCGCAGAAGGGCCAGTCGAAGCGGGTCCGGGAGGTCGGGGCGGAGATCTCCCGCCAGCACGGCGTCCTCGACCAGCTGGTGGTGGAGGCCGCCAACCGGCTCGGCACCACCCTGCCGACCGACCCCACCGCCGAGCAGAAGGGCTGGCTGTCGGAGATGCAGGAGGCCCGCGGCACCCAGTTCGACCAGATCTTCGTCACCCGGCTCCGGGTCGCCCACGGCAAGATCTTCCCGGTGATCGGCGCCGTACGGGCCAGCACCCGCGACCCGATCGTCCGCAAGCTCGCCGACGAGGCCAACACGTTCGTCTCCGACCACATGCAGATGCTGGAGAGCACCGGGCTGGTCCGCTGGCAGCAGCTGCCGCCGGCCGCCATGCCCCCGGCGCAGAGCGACTCACTGCTGGCCGCCGCCCGGGCCGGCGCCCCGATCGGCCCCTCCACCGGGGTCAGCACCACCGTGGTCTGGCTGGTCTTCCTCGCCGCCCTGGGCACCGCCGGCCTGGCCACCTACCGGGTGCTGCGCCGCAGCTGA
- a CDS encoding ABC transporter ATP-binding protein has protein sequence MSSALPVADAHQVRRYARALVRRHPRALVGALGLHALAAAAGLVAPRLLGDLVEGISQGVATVTVDRIALAIAGFVVAQAVLVRLAHLASARLGERVLAELREEFVDRVLALPLSTVERAGTGDLLTRTSRDVAALSKTVRFAMPETLIAAVTVVLIVGALLLTGPLLALPCLLAVPVLWAGTRWYLRRAPAGYLRENAAYSDITDGISEAVEGARTTEALRQQARRRARGDADIRRSYAAERYTLNLRTVFFPVAEIGYVVPVTATLLIGGWFHLKGWVSLGQVTAATLYVQQLVDPIDRLLSWLDELQVGGASMARLLGVSGDSEPAPASAGVAPADGDRRVAAHDVRYAYRDGHDVLHGVTLVPRPGETLAMVGPSGAGKSTLGRLLAGVHAPRSGSVTVAGRPLSGLPLAELRTHVALVSQEHHVFIGTLAENVAMVRPDADDEAVRSALAAVDALGWAQALPDGVDTVVGAGGHPLSPAQAQQLALARLVLADPHTLVLDEATSLIDPRAARALERSLAAVLRGRTVIAIAHRLFSAHDADRVAVVEDGRIAELGSHDELVAADGSYAALWRSWHG, from the coding sequence GTGAGCAGCGCGCTGCCCGTCGCCGACGCCCACCAGGTCCGCCGGTACGCCCGTGCCCTGGTGCGCCGGCACCCGCGCGCCCTGGTCGGGGCGCTCGGCCTGCACGCGCTGGCCGCCGCGGCCGGCCTGGTCGCGCCCCGGCTCCTCGGCGACCTGGTGGAGGGGATCTCCCAGGGCGTGGCGACGGTGACCGTGGACCGGATCGCGCTGGCCATCGCGGGTTTCGTGGTGGCCCAGGCGGTGCTGGTCCGCCTCGCGCACCTCGCGTCGGCCCGGCTCGGCGAGCGGGTCCTCGCCGAGCTGCGCGAGGAGTTCGTCGACCGGGTGCTCGCCCTGCCGCTGTCCACCGTGGAACGCGCCGGCACCGGTGACCTGCTGACCCGGACCTCGCGGGACGTCGCGGCGCTGTCCAAGACGGTCCGGTTCGCGATGCCGGAGACGCTGATCGCGGCGGTGACCGTGGTGCTGATCGTCGGCGCGCTGCTGCTCACCGGGCCGCTGCTGGCGCTGCCCTGCCTGCTGGCGGTGCCGGTCCTCTGGGCCGGCACCCGCTGGTACCTGCGCCGCGCTCCCGCCGGCTACCTGCGGGAGAACGCCGCCTACTCGGACATCACCGACGGGATCAGCGAGGCCGTGGAGGGGGCCCGGACCACCGAGGCGCTGCGCCAGCAGGCCCGCCGCCGGGCCCGCGGCGACGCCGACATCCGCCGGTCGTACGCGGCCGAGCGCTACACGCTCAACCTGCGGACCGTCTTCTTCCCGGTCGCCGAGATCGGGTACGTGGTGCCGGTGACCGCCACCCTGCTGATCGGCGGCTGGTTCCACCTGAAGGGCTGGGTCAGCCTGGGGCAGGTCACCGCGGCCACCCTCTACGTGCAGCAGCTGGTGGACCCGATCGACCGGTTGCTCTCCTGGCTGGACGAGTTGCAGGTGGGCGGCGCCTCGATGGCCCGGCTGCTGGGGGTCTCCGGGGACAGCGAGCCGGCTCCGGCGTCGGCCGGCGTCGCGCCGGCCGACGGCGACCGCCGGGTCGCCGCGCACGACGTCCGGTACGCGTACCGCGACGGTCACGACGTGCTGCACGGGGTGACCCTGGTGCCGAGGCCGGGGGAGACGCTGGCGATGGTCGGCCCGTCCGGCGCCGGCAAGTCCACGCTGGGCCGGCTGCTGGCCGGGGTGCACGCCCCCCGTTCCGGTTCGGTGACCGTGGCCGGCCGGCCGCTGTCCGGGCTGCCCCTGGCCGAGCTGCGTACGCACGTGGCGCTGGTCAGCCAGGAGCACCACGTCTTCATCGGCACGCTGGCGGAGAACGTGGCGATGGTCCGGCCGGACGCCGACGACGAGGCCGTCCGGTCGGCGCTGGCCGCGGTGGACGCCCTCGGCTGGGCTCAGGCCCTGCCCGACGGGGTGGACACCGTGGTGGGTGCGGGTGGCCATCCGCTCTCCCCGGCGCAGGCGCAGCAGCTGGCCCTGGCTCGGCTGGTGCTCGCCGACCCGCACACGCTGGTGCTGGACGAGGCGACCTCGCTGATCGACCCGCGGGCGGCCCGGGCGCTGGAGCGGTCGCTGGCCGCGGTGCTGCGCGGTCGTACGGTGATCGCCATCGCGCACCGGCTCTTCTCGGCGCACGACGCGGACCGGGTGGCGGTGGTGGAGGACGGCCGGATCGCCGAGCTGGGCAGCCACGACGAGCTGGTCGCGGCGGACGGCTCGTACGCGGCCCTCTGGCGTTCCTGGCACGGCTGA
- a CDS encoding ABC transporter ATP-binding protein, with translation MRFSPAGDPGTPDDRSATRYLVWLAGRHPLLFGSGIALGVVWMVAQALMPAAVGRAIDAGLTHRDPDALLTWAATLFGLGVLQAVAGVLRHRCAVHNWLAASYRTVQLTVEATNRLGAALPRRVAAGEVVAIGTADIGQIGHAVDITARGTGSVVAIATVAAILLTASVPLGLVVVLGVPLLMGLVGLLIRPLHRQQQAYRDSEGRLTARAGDIVSGLRVLRGVGGEPVLSARYREQSQRLRVDGLRVARVEALLQAAQILLPGAFLVLVTWLGARFALRGQLSAGQLVAFYGYTAFLVSPLRNLTEAADKLTRGHVAARRVVRLLRLAPELAQPARPVPLPDGPGELVDERSGLVLRPGTFTALAATDPADATEIADRLGRYVDGDVTLHGVPLREVALATVRERILVADNDAHLFTGALLAELDPHDRGDRAAVEAALVAASATDVVAGLPDGLDSRVAERGREFSGGQRQRLRLARALVADPETLVLVEPTSAVDAHTEARIADRLGAARLGRTTLVCTTSPLVLGRAEHVIFVEDGKVVAEGRHDELLAAEPRYAAAVSREEEA, from the coding sequence ATGCGCTTCTCACCGGCCGGTGATCCCGGCACCCCCGACGACCGGTCCGCCACCCGCTACCTGGTGTGGCTGGCCGGTCGGCACCCGCTGCTCTTCGGCAGCGGCATCGCGCTGGGCGTCGTCTGGATGGTGGCGCAGGCGCTGATGCCCGCGGCCGTGGGCCGGGCGATCGACGCCGGCCTCACCCACCGCGACCCGGACGCGCTGCTCACCTGGGCGGCCACCCTCTTCGGGCTGGGCGTGCTCCAGGCGGTCGCCGGGGTGCTGCGGCACCGCTGCGCGGTGCACAACTGGCTCGCCGCCTCGTACCGGACGGTGCAGCTCACGGTCGAGGCGACCAACCGGCTCGGCGCCGCGCTGCCCCGCCGGGTCGCCGCGGGCGAGGTGGTCGCCATCGGTACGGCCGACATCGGCCAGATCGGCCACGCGGTGGACATCACCGCCCGGGGCACCGGTTCGGTGGTCGCCATCGCCACCGTCGCGGCGATCCTGCTCACCGCGTCGGTGCCGCTCGGGCTGGTCGTGGTGCTCGGCGTACCGCTGCTGATGGGGCTGGTCGGGCTGCTGATCCGGCCGCTGCACCGGCAGCAGCAGGCGTACCGGGACTCCGAGGGGCGGCTCACCGCCCGGGCCGGGGACATCGTCTCCGGGCTGCGGGTGCTGCGCGGGGTGGGCGGCGAGCCGGTGCTGTCGGCCCGGTACCGCGAACAGTCCCAGCGGTTGCGCGTCGACGGCCTGCGGGTGGCCCGGGTGGAGGCGCTGCTCCAGGCGGCGCAGATCCTGCTGCCCGGCGCGTTCCTGGTGCTGGTGACCTGGTTGGGGGCCCGGTTCGCGTTGCGCGGTCAGCTCAGCGCCGGTCAGCTCGTCGCCTTCTACGGCTACACGGCGTTCCTGGTCAGCCCGCTGCGGAACCTGACCGAGGCGGCCGACAAGCTGACCCGGGGACACGTGGCCGCCCGCCGGGTGGTCCGGCTGCTCCGGCTCGCCCCGGAGCTGGCCCAGCCGGCCCGGCCGGTGCCGCTGCCCGACGGGCCGGGTGAGCTGGTCGACGAGCGCTCCGGGCTGGTGCTGCGCCCCGGCACGTTCACCGCGCTGGCCGCCACCGATCCGGCGGACGCCACCGAGATCGCCGACCGGCTGGGCCGGTACGTCGACGGCGACGTGACGCTGCACGGCGTACCGCTGCGGGAGGTGGCGCTGGCGACGGTGCGCGAGCGGATCCTGGTGGCCGACAACGACGCGCACCTGTTCACCGGCGCGCTGCTCGCGGAGCTGGACCCGCACGACCGCGGCGACCGGGCCGCCGTCGAGGCGGCGCTGGTCGCGGCGAGCGCCACCGACGTGGTGGCCGGCCTGCCGGACGGCCTGGACAGCCGGGTGGCCGAGCGGGGTCGGGAGTTCTCCGGCGGCCAGCGGCAGCGGTTGCGGCTGGCCCGGGCGCTGGTCGCCGATCCGGAGACGCTGGTGCTGGTCGAGCCGACCAGCGCGGTGGACGCGCACACCGAGGCCCGCATCGCCGACCGGCTCGGCGCGGCCCGGCTGGGCCGGACCACCCTGGTCTGCACCACGTCGCCGCTGGTGCTGGGGCGGGCCGAGCACGTGATCTTCGTGGAGGACGGCAAGGTGGTGGCCGAGGGCCGGCACGACGAGCTGCTCGCCGCGGAGCCGCGCTACGCGGCCGCGGTGAGCCGGGAGGAGGAGGCGTGA